In Glycine max cultivar Williams 82 chromosome 7, Glycine_max_v4.0, whole genome shotgun sequence, a single window of DNA contains:
- the LOC102660294 gene encoding pollen receptor-like kinase 6: MEEVWQKQMRYVQSSLSIAKKSLAMDDSERNSNASINASDDRDFSWDVGTNHQRQESNGARLMSATLSVISRLAEEFEQRSQVFGDDAKFLVEVKSGQVEASLNPNREVKFEQVESSCEGDRGASHVELHWPARLNIVRGIVQGMHYLYTVLGSSDLPHEYLKSSNVLLGLDNEPILVDYGFSHMVNPSTIAQTLFAYKAPEAAQQGQVSRSCTIYCLGVVIIEILTGRFPSQYLSNGKGGADVVQWVETAISEGRESEVLDLEIAGSRNWLGEKE; encoded by the exons ATGGAAGAAGTATGGCAAAAACAAATGAGGTATGTACAGTCTAGCCTCTCTATTGCCAAGAAGAGCCTTGCTATGGATGATTCtgaaagaaattcaaatgcttcTATTAATGCAAGTGATGACAGGGATTTCAGCTGGGATGTAGGAACCAATCACCAACGCCAAGAAAGCAATGGGGCAAGATTAATGAGTGCTACTTTGAGTGTTATAAGTCGGTTGGCTGAAGAATTTGAGCAGAGGAGTCAAGTGTTTGGTGATGATGCAAAGTTCTTGGTAGAGGTAAAATCTGGTCAAGTTGAAGCAAGTTTGAACCCAAACAGAGAAGTCAAGTTTGAGCAAGTTGAGTCAAGTTGCGAAG GTGATAGGGGAGCATCTCATGTTGAGCTACATTGGCCTGCTCGTTTGAATATTGTACGAGGAATCGTGCAAGGAATGCATTATCTTTACACAGTACTTGGTTCCTCGGATCTTCCACACGAGTATCTCAAGTCCAGCAATGTTCTCCTTGGACTAGACAATGAACCAATACTTGTAGATTACGGGTTCAGCCACATGGTTAACCCTTCAACCATTGCACAAACACTATTCGCTTACAAGGCACCAGAGGCAGCACAACAAGGCCAGGTTTCGCGCAGTTGCACTATTTACTGTCTTGGTGTTGTCATAATTGAGATACTGACAGGGAGGTTCCCTTCTCAGTATCTTAGCAATGGAAAGGGTGGGGCTGATGTGGTGCAATGGGTGGAAACTGCAATCTCTGAGGGAAGGGAATCAGAAGTGCTTGATCTTGAGATTGCAGGCTCTAGGAATTGGCTTGGTGAGAAGGAGTAA
- the LOC113002150 gene encoding uncharacterized protein, which yields MSLKWRQFKYELKSKGYDERKTKEEMVAHIPDPRVDPSQYRDLVHYWCSGKGQKISNINKRSHSKYEELYCMGTNNLPRRIHEMTTKAKGVQPSRDELKKKMVEAESSQNLQSTQDSTNWTNDTYSKVKGPEKRGRVHCLGKQHQASSSQSSYANNRIQKLENLLENLVVVLKVRFAEDPQINKVIEAIDQEVSCCNSSGGREEELRDVRGADPKYCLMVTPAPAAGTRPGCSRRPIAAVTPTLSRAAIPKYVLNFFLWGPPALPVAGSTWTTGLSAPGGLVDNDLRRKALLSASRQTAKAILIRGEKSRKEYVALLQRHRAAVIIQKRMKTVLARNRMKSINGVAVVIQSCKNCVLEMQG from the exons ATGAGTCTGAaatggaggcaatttaaataTGAACTGAAATCAAAAGGATATGATGAGAGAAAAACTAAGGAGGAAATGGTTGCTCACATCCCAGATCCAAGGGTTGATCCTTCTCAATATCGTGATTTAGTACATTATTGGTGTTCTGGGAAAGGACAG AAAATAAGCAACATCAACAAAAGGAGCCACTCAAAATATGAGGAATTGTATTGCATGGGAACCAATAATCTTCCAAGACGGATTCATGAGatg ACAACAAAGGCTAAGGGAGTGCAACCTTCTAGG GatgaactaaaaaagaaaatggttgaAGCAGAGAGTTCGCAAAATTTACAAAGCACTCAAGATTCTACTAATTGGACTAATGATACATATTCAAAAGTCAAAGGACCTGAAAAAAGAGGACGTGTACATTGTCTTGGTAAGCAACATCAAGCAAGTTCATCTCAAAGCTCTTATGCAAACAATAGAATTCAAAAGTTGGAGAATTTGCTTGAAAACCTTGTAGTTGTGCTTAAAGTGCGATTTGCAGAAGATCCACAAATTAATAAAGTCATAGAAGCTATAGATCAAGAG GTCAGCTGCTGCAATTcttcaggaggcagggaggaagagcTGCGAGACGTTCGTGGAGCCGAtccgaagtattgcttgatggtgacaccggctccagcagcagGGACACGCCCAGGGTGCTCtagacgtccaatagcagcg GTGACGCCCACCTTATCACGTGCcgcaatccccaaatatgttcttaatttcttcctatgGGGACCGCCAGCCTTGCCAGTAGCAGGATCAACgtggaccactggtctctcagcaccaggtggtctagtagaCAACGATCTTAGACGTAAGGCTTTGCTGTCTGCTTCTCGTCAAACGGCAAAGGCGATAC TTATTAGAGGAGAGAAAAGCAGAAAGGAATATGTAGCTTTGCTTCAGAGACATAGGGCTGCTGTTATTATACAAAAGCGGATGAAAACAGTACTTGCAAGGAACAGAATGAAAAGTATTAATGGTGTTGCAGTTGTCATACAATCATGTAAGAATTGTGTTCTTGAAATGCAAGGATAA